Proteins from a single region of Streptococcus mitis:
- a CDS encoding TetR/AcrR family transcriptional regulator, translated as MTKIDRRISKTKKAIYQAFLQLLNDKGYESTTVQDIIDLADVGRSTFYCHYESKELLLDELCRYLFHHLFEREKSISTEDYLAHLFLHFQKNQDHITSLLFSKNDYFLRQLQRELENHVYPLLADDLKEAHPSLPASYLQHLVITNFTETLIWWLKKGQDFTEQEVVQFYLDFLIPKN; from the coding sequence ATGACTAAAATCGACCGTCGTATCAGTAAAACAAAAAAAGCCATCTATCAAGCTTTTCTACAACTTTTGAACGATAAGGGCTACGAATCCACTACGGTTCAGGATATCATTGATCTCGCAGACGTGGGACGTTCCACTTTTTACTGTCACTATGAGAGTAAGGAACTACTTCTGGACGAGCTTTGTCGCTACCTCTTCCATCACCTCTTTGAAAGAGAGAAGTCCATTTCAACCGAGGATTACCTCGCCCACCTCTTTCTCCATTTTCAGAAGAATCAAGACCATATCACCAGTCTGCTATTTTCCAAAAATGACTACTTCCTCCGTCAACTCCAGAGAGAATTGGAGAACCACGTCTATCCCTTGTTGGCTGATGATTTGAAAGAAGCTCACCCCAGTCTGCCTGCCTCTTATCTCCAACACTTGGTCATAACAAACTTTACCGAGACATTGATCTGGTGGCTCAAAAAAGGGCAAGACTTCACAGAACAGGAAGTTGTCCAGTTTTATCTAGACTTTCTCATTCCTAAAAATTGA
- a CDS encoding energy-coupling factor transporter transmembrane component T, which translates to MTDKILISGAPRVKLKWYQVIDPITKLLFILDMTLLSFASMNLLLQAGLILVATLLLLFSKLSSTTFKALGFSLFLICTMLIIQGLFYSRNQTMLFSVLGVSFYKEGLLYATTLGCRVLVIILTSGFFMVTTSISENASYLELSGLSYKTVYVLMSVCYILPEMMRNMRKIQQAQKVRGTNPQKTLIQKLKSVLPVLIPLVIKTLDQSMTRSISLQLRGFDNLNRTVRTSQRVYRLSRTLHIGLTGLAILLIGWKIWTKINGL; encoded by the coding sequence ATGACTGATAAAATATTGATTTCTGGAGCGCCACGGGTCAAGCTCAAGTGGTACCAGGTGATCGATCCGATTACTAAGCTCTTGTTCATCTTGGACATGACGTTGTTGAGCTTTGCCAGTATGAATTTATTGCTTCAGGCCGGATTAATTCTTGTCGCAACACTGCTATTGTTATTTTCCAAATTGAGTTCTACCACCTTTAAGGCGCTGGGATTCAGCCTGTTTCTGATTTGCACCATGCTGATCATCCAAGGGTTATTTTACAGTCGGAATCAAACTATGCTGTTTTCTGTGCTTGGGGTGTCGTTCTACAAAGAAGGCCTGCTTTACGCCACCACTCTGGGTTGTCGAGTATTGGTGATTATTTTGACCAGTGGCTTTTTTATGGTGACCACGAGTATTTCAGAAAACGCATCCTATTTGGAACTGTCCGGATTGTCTTATAAAACCGTCTACGTTCTGATGTCGGTGTGTTATATTTTGCCGGAAATGATGCGCAATATGCGGAAAATCCAGCAGGCACAAAAAGTTCGCGGAACCAATCCGCAAAAAACGTTGATTCAGAAATTAAAGTCAGTCCTGCCGGTTCTAATTCCATTGGTGATTAAGACCTTGGATCAATCGATGACTCGGTCGATTTCTCTCCAACTGAGAGGTTTTGATAATCTCAACCGGACTGTCAGAACCTCCCAGCGCGTGTATCGCCTGTCGCGGACGCTGCACATTGGTCTGACTGGATTGGCAATTTTATTGATTGGGTGGAAGATATGGACGAAGATAAACGGATTGTAA
- a CDS encoding energy-coupling factor ABC transporter ATP-binding protein, whose amino-acid sequence MSTIELSHLTFTYPERSFSLDVEDKHFADPMVAIVGQNGAGKSTLFKLLTGLLTPQTGVIKIDGENFNDLKPVEKLLKVGITFQNPDDQLFNPTVQREVEWNVAQIMDDHDTITRRALAALKRVGLDDKTAESPYDLSLSERKLLSVATVLAVDPAIYLFDEPMMSLDWESRRKLTAIFHQLADSGHQVVTITHDMDWVAAEFESVYVMEHGKFGFAGSPRELFSNHELVQRVGLLPPRIMDIAESLGDSQTYLSVNDYCQKNRDV is encoded by the coding sequence ATGTCCACAATTGAACTGAGCCACCTGACGTTCACTTATCCGGAACGGTCCTTTAGCTTGGATGTTGAAGACAAACACTTCGCCGATCCGATGGTGGCGATTGTCGGCCAAAATGGTGCCGGCAAATCAACGCTCTTCAAATTGTTGACGGGCTTGCTGACACCACAAACCGGTGTGATTAAGATCGATGGAGAAAATTTTAATGATCTTAAACCAGTCGAAAAGTTACTGAAGGTTGGGATTACTTTTCAGAATCCTGACGATCAGCTTTTCAACCCGACCGTTCAACGAGAGGTGGAGTGGAATGTCGCGCAGATCATGGATGACCACGACACGATTACGAGACGGGCTTTAGCGGCTCTAAAAAGAGTTGGCTTGGATGATAAAACAGCTGAAAGTCCATATGACCTGTCATTGTCGGAACGCAAGCTGTTGAGCGTTGCCACAGTTTTGGCAGTGGATCCGGCGATTTATTTATTTGATGAGCCGATGATGTCGCTTGATTGGGAAAGCCGGCGCAAGTTGACCGCAATTTTCCATCAGTTGGCTGATTCGGGCCACCAAGTTGTGACCATCACCCATGACATGGATTGGGTCGCCGCCGAGTTTGAGTCGGTGTATGTTATGGAACACGGGAAGTTTGGCTTCGCCGGCAGTCCACGGGAATTGTTCAGCAATCACGAACTTGTCCAGCGAGTGGGATTACTACCACCGCGGATTATGGACATAGCGGAGTCGCTGGGTGATTCACAGACATATTTATCGGTTAATGATTATTGCCAGAAAAATCGAGATGTATAG
- a CDS encoding ABC transporter ATP-binding protein, whose amino-acid sequence MDEDKRIVIENLTTRYPGTEQPQLRQINAEVHTGQVVGIIGNSHSGKSTLCRVLAGVIPKIVSAEIEGDWHMFGQRVSDNWPVYNAMNGVVLQNPAGQLSGLADTVGDEIAFDLINQGMAEGLIQKRVEEVATQMGLIEQLNLRPESLSGGQIQRLAIATAIVANPAVLIMDDPTSEMDPLGRRQFFQWLAKVKETTVFIVTSEIDDLCEVADVVWVLHEGQMVAQGRPGEVFNHLAADWQIPAPTIQQLAQKMDWHLADGRYPVNYADLKEVRYVHN is encoded by the coding sequence ATGGACGAAGATAAACGGATTGTAATTGAAAATTTGACCACCCGTTATCCGGGTACTGAGCAACCACAACTGCGTCAGATTAACGCGGAGGTTCATACCGGCCAGGTGGTTGGGATTATCGGGAATAGCCACTCCGGCAAATCGACTTTGTGCCGTGTGCTGGCAGGGGTCATTCCCAAAATTGTGTCTGCTGAGATTGAGGGCGATTGGCACATGTTTGGCCAGCGAGTGTCCGACAATTGGCCCGTTTATAATGCCATGAATGGAGTTGTACTGCAAAATCCAGCTGGCCAACTAAGCGGGTTGGCAGACACGGTTGGCGATGAAATCGCCTTTGACTTGATTAATCAGGGAATGGCTGAAGGACTGATTCAAAAACGGGTTGAAGAAGTTGCCACGCAAATGGGGCTGATTGAACAGCTGAATTTGCGTCCCGAGAGCCTTTCCGGTGGTCAGATCCAGCGGTTGGCAATTGCCACGGCGATTGTAGCTAATCCGGCTGTTTTGATTATGGATGATCCGACCAGTGAGATGGATCCCCTTGGCCGCCGGCAATTTTTCCAATGGCTGGCCAAAGTCAAAGAGACGACTGTCTTCATTGTCACCAGTGAAATTGACGATTTGTGCGAAGTCGCCGACGTTGTGTGGGTGCTGCACGAGGGTCAAATGGTAGCCCAGGGCAGGCCGGGTGAGGTGTTTAATCATTTGGCAGCTGACTGGCAGATTCCAGCCCCGACAATCCAGCAACTTGCTCAAAAAATGGATTGGCACTTGGCTGATGGCCGGTATCCGGTGAATTACGCTGATCTGAAGGAGGTCCGTTATGTCCACAATTGA